A stretch of the Streptosporangium sp. NBC_01755 genome encodes the following:
- a CDS encoding sugar ABC transporter permease yields the protein MTATISPERVPEAPSIRTNVRGYAERVRGGDMGALPAVFGLVVLCTVFAILRPSFLTAGNFANLFTQGAAVTVIAMGLVFVLLLGEIDLSAGFASGVCAAVLAIMLGNQGLPWYVAVGAAILTGVVIGTGIGSVVAKLGIPSFVVTLAAFLAFQGLVLLLVKGGTIIAIRDETILAIANKNLPPALGWILLAVGVAGYAGLQLLRARKRAARDLASDPVSLIAVRVGALALLGGLAVYFLNIERSRNAAVVSLAGVPVVVPIIVLLLLVLTFVLRRTAYGRHLYAVGGNVEAARRAGINVDRMKISAFVICSSMAAVGGIIAASRASSVDPNTGGSNVLLYAVGAAVIGGTSLFGGKGRVLDAILGGAVVAVIENGMGLMGYSSGVKFIVTGSVLLLAAVVDALSRKRAAATGLR from the coding sequence ATGACCGCCACGATTTCCCCGGAGCGGGTACCCGAGGCCCCTTCGATCAGGACCAACGTTCGCGGCTACGCCGAGCGGGTGCGCGGCGGCGACATGGGCGCGCTGCCGGCGGTGTTCGGCCTCGTGGTGCTCTGCACGGTCTTCGCCATCCTGCGGCCGTCCTTCCTGACCGCGGGAAACTTCGCCAACCTGTTCACCCAGGGCGCCGCGGTCACCGTGATCGCCATGGGCCTGGTCTTCGTGCTGCTCCTCGGCGAGATCGACCTGTCGGCGGGCTTCGCCAGCGGTGTCTGCGCCGCGGTGCTTGCGATCATGCTCGGCAATCAGGGACTGCCCTGGTACGTGGCGGTGGGCGCGGCCATCCTCACCGGGGTGGTCATCGGTACCGGGATCGGCTCCGTCGTCGCGAAACTCGGCATCCCGTCGTTCGTGGTGACGCTCGCGGCCTTCCTGGCCTTCCAGGGGCTCGTGCTGCTGCTGGTCAAGGGCGGCACCATTATCGCCATCCGGGACGAGACCATCCTGGCGATCGCCAACAAGAACCTTCCGCCCGCGCTGGGCTGGATCCTGCTGGCCGTGGGGGTCGCCGGATACGCCGGGCTCCAGTTGCTGCGCGCCCGCAAGCGCGCAGCCCGGGACCTGGCCTCCGACCCGGTCTCGCTGATCGCGGTCCGGGTGGGTGCCCTCGCGTTGCTCGGCGGGCTCGCCGTCTACTTCCTCAACATCGAGCGGAGCCGCAACGCGGCGGTCGTCTCGCTGGCGGGCGTGCCGGTCGTGGTGCCCATCATCGTGCTGCTGCTGCTGGTCCTGACGTTCGTGCTCCGCCGCACGGCGTACGGACGCCACCTGTACGCGGTCGGCGGCAACGTCGAGGCCGCGCGCCGGGCGGGCATCAACGTCGACCGGATGAAGATCAGCGCTTTCGTGATCTGTTCCTCCATGGCCGCGGTCGGCGGCATCATCGCCGCCTCCCGGGCCAGTTCCGTCGACCCCAACACCGGCGGAAGCAACGTGCTGCTGTACGCGGTCGGCGCCGCGGTCATCGGCGGCACCAGCCTGTTCGGCGGCAAGGGCCGGGTGCTGGACGCCATCCTCGGTGGTGCGGTGGTCGCGGTCATCGAGAACGGCATGGGCCTGATGGGCTACAGCTCCGGCGTCAAGTTCATCGTCACCGGATCGGTCCTGCTGCTGGCCGCCGTGGTGGACGCGCTGTCCCGCAAGCGGGCGGCCGCCACTGGTCTAAGGTGA
- the dxs gene encoding 1-deoxy-D-xylulose-5-phosphate synthase — MSERTGQPGSLLESVKGPGDLKLLEVDELPLLATEIRDLLIASTARSGGHLGPNLGVVELTIAMHRVFDSPRDRILWDTGHQAYVHKMLTGRAGRFDTLRQEGGLSGYPSQAESEHDIIENSHASTALSYADGLAKAYRLRGEEERTVVAVIGDGALTGGMAWEALNNIAARKDLPLIIVVNDNGRSYSPTIGGLASHLASLRTTQRYEDMLDFVKDNLNRVPVVGAPVYDALHGVKKGIKDVLAPQVMFEDLGLKYIGLVDGHDEQAVESALRRARDFRRPVIVHVLTKKGFGYSPAENHDEDCFHSPGVFDPLTGEEKSKPHGWTNVFGQEMVRLGAERQDIVAITAAMLGPTGLIPFSEAYPDRLYDVGIAEQHALTSAAGLALGGLHPVVAVYATFLNRAFDQLLMDVALHRLPVTVVLDRAGVTGDDGASHNGMWDLSILQVVPGLSIAVPRDESRLRELLAEAVKVDDGPTVLRYPKGPVAAEIEAVGRLGEMDVLRGGDADVLFVSVGPMAELCLGAAGLLDAQGISATVVDPRWVKPLDEALVPAARAHKLVVVVEDSSRVGGVGDAVARLLRDADVDVPVRTYGIPQRFLDHAKRTKILSEIGLTSQDIARQVTEAIAKRSPALENEPAG, encoded by the coding sequence GTGAGCGAGCGGACCGGGCAGCCTGGAAGTCTTCTGGAGTCGGTCAAGGGGCCAGGGGACCTCAAACTGCTGGAGGTGGACGAGTTGCCACTGCTCGCCACCGAGATCAGAGATCTCCTGATCGCCTCCACGGCCCGCAGCGGCGGCCACCTCGGCCCCAACCTGGGTGTCGTCGAGCTGACGATCGCGATGCACCGGGTCTTCGACTCGCCACGTGACCGCATCCTGTGGGACACCGGTCACCAGGCCTATGTCCACAAGATGCTCACCGGCAGGGCCGGGCGGTTCGACACGCTCCGCCAGGAGGGCGGCCTGTCGGGCTACCCCAGCCAGGCCGAGTCCGAGCACGACATCATCGAGAACTCGCACGCCTCGACCGCGCTGTCGTACGCCGACGGCCTGGCCAAGGCGTACCGGCTGCGGGGCGAGGAGGAGCGCACGGTCGTCGCGGTGATCGGAGACGGGGCGCTCACCGGCGGCATGGCCTGGGAGGCGCTCAACAACATCGCGGCGCGTAAGGACCTGCCGCTGATCATCGTGGTCAACGACAACGGCCGCTCCTACTCGCCGACCATCGGCGGGCTCGCCTCCCACCTGGCCTCCCTGCGCACCACCCAGCGCTACGAGGACATGCTCGACTTCGTCAAGGACAACCTGAACAGGGTCCCCGTGGTCGGCGCTCCCGTCTATGACGCCCTGCACGGCGTCAAGAAGGGCATCAAGGACGTCCTGGCCCCGCAGGTCATGTTCGAGGACCTCGGCCTGAAGTACATCGGGCTGGTCGACGGCCACGACGAGCAGGCGGTGGAGTCCGCGCTGCGCAGGGCCAGGGACTTCCGCCGCCCGGTCATCGTGCACGTGCTCACCAAGAAGGGCTTCGGCTACTCCCCGGCGGAGAACCACGACGAGGACTGCTTCCACTCGCCGGGTGTCTTCGACCCGCTGACCGGCGAGGAGAAGTCGAAACCGCACGGCTGGACCAACGTCTTCGGCCAGGAGATGGTGCGCCTGGGCGCCGAGCGGCAGGACATCGTGGCGATCACCGCCGCGATGCTCGGCCCGACCGGCCTGATCCCGTTCTCCGAGGCCTACCCCGACCGCCTCTACGACGTCGGCATCGCCGAGCAGCACGCCCTGACCAGTGCCGCGGGGCTGGCACTCGGCGGCCTGCACCCGGTGGTGGCCGTCTACGCCACCTTCCTGAACCGGGCGTTCGACCAGCTCCTGATGGACGTCGCCCTGCACCGCCTCCCCGTCACCGTCGTGCTCGACCGGGCGGGCGTCACCGGCGACGACGGCGCCAGTCACAACGGCATGTGGGACCTGTCGATCCTGCAGGTCGTCCCCGGCCTGTCGATCGCGGTTCCCCGCGACGAGTCCCGGCTGCGCGAGCTGCTGGCCGAGGCCGTGAAGGTCGACGACGGCCCGACGGTACTGCGCTACCCCAAGGGTCCGGTGGCCGCCGAAATCGAGGCGGTCGGCCGCCTCGGCGAGATGGACGTGCTGCGCGGGGGCGACGCCGACGTGCTGTTCGTCTCCGTGGGGCCGATGGCCGAGCTGTGCCTGGGGGCCGCCGGCCTGCTCGACGCCCAGGGGATCTCCGCCACGGTGGTCGACCCACGCTGGGTCAAGCCGCTGGACGAGGCCCTGGTGCCGGCCGCCCGCGCCCACAAGCTGGTCGTGGTGGTCGAGGACAGCAGCAGGGTGGGCGGTGTGGGTGACGCGGTCGCCCGCCTGCTGCGCGACGCCGACGTCGACGTCCCGGTCCGCACCTACGGCATCCCGCAGCGCTTCCTCGACCACGCCAAGCGTACGAAGATCCTCAGCGAGATCGGCCTGACCTCGCAGGACATCGCCCGCCAGGTCACCGAGGCGATCGCGAAGCGCTCTCCGGCCCTGGAGAACGAACCGGCCGGCTGA
- a CDS encoding 3-hydroxyacyl-CoA dehydrogenase NAD-binding domain-containing protein gives MTDIKELFADEVVTRATVHDVELPQGAGTMALITLDNGFDHTKPSTFGPGGLTSLGEALDTIAGRGDLAAVGVVGKPFVFAVGADLRGAALVSERDQALQIGRLGHEVFRRLGELDVPSFAFVNGAAMGGGLEVALHCTYRTVSSGVPAVALPECFLGLVPGWGGTQLLPRLIGPAAAVKLIIENPLSQNRMIKGREAFTLGVADAMFEPADFLEESLRWASAVLRGDVTVSRPDHAGDDWAKTIADARFLLDMRLHGASPAPYRALELLQLARTATREEGFAAEDQALADLLMGDELRAGLYAFDLVQRRAKKPAGAPDPALARRVTKVGVVGAGLMASQMALLFARRLEVPVVLTDLDQARLDKGVGYVHTEIGKLLAKGRVSGDQANRLRALVTGSLTKDAFADADFVIEAVFEDMKVKQKVFAEVEEVVSAECVLATNTSSLSLTEMASGLRHPERVVGFHFFNPVAVMPLLEIVRGERTDDATLAVAFAVGRSLKKSSVLVKDAPAFVVNRLLTRFMGEVIGAVDEGTPLELADHALDGLGLPMTPFALLQLVGPAVALHVAETMHQAFPSRYGVSANLARLVAAGKPGVYAPDFSLDPEAVALFAGGTSPSTAEAVRLRALRALAEEIRLMLDEGVVSAPQDIDLCMILGAGWPFHLGGVTPYLDREGIAEPRFLPPGVASVPA, from the coding sequence GTGACGGACATCAAGGAACTCTTCGCCGACGAGGTCGTCACCCGGGCGACGGTCCACGACGTGGAGCTGCCTCAGGGCGCGGGCACCATGGCCCTGATAACGCTGGACAACGGCTTCGACCACACCAAGCCGTCGACGTTCGGCCCCGGAGGGCTGACCTCGCTGGGCGAGGCCCTCGACACGATCGCCGGGCGCGGCGACCTGGCGGCCGTGGGCGTCGTCGGCAAGCCGTTCGTCTTCGCCGTCGGCGCCGACCTCAGGGGCGCCGCGCTGGTCTCCGAACGGGACCAGGCGCTGCAGATCGGCAGGCTGGGCCACGAGGTGTTCCGCCGCCTCGGTGAACTGGACGTGCCGTCGTTCGCGTTCGTCAACGGCGCGGCCATGGGCGGCGGCCTGGAGGTCGCGCTGCACTGCACGTACCGGACCGTCTCCTCCGGTGTGCCCGCCGTGGCGCTGCCCGAGTGCTTCCTCGGCCTGGTCCCCGGCTGGGGCGGCACCCAGCTGCTGCCCCGCCTGATCGGGCCGGCCGCGGCCGTCAAACTGATCATCGAGAACCCGCTCTCGCAGAATCGCATGATCAAGGGCAGGGAGGCGTTCACGCTCGGTGTCGCCGACGCGATGTTCGAGCCCGCCGACTTCCTTGAGGAGTCGCTGCGCTGGGCCTCGGCGGTGCTGCGCGGCGACGTGACGGTCTCGCGCCCCGACCACGCCGGGGACGACTGGGCCAAGACGATCGCCGACGCGCGCTTCCTGCTCGACATGAGGCTGCACGGTGCCTCCCCCGCCCCGTACCGGGCGCTGGAGCTTCTCCAGCTGGCCCGCACCGCCACGCGCGAGGAGGGCTTCGCCGCCGAGGACCAGGCGCTGGCCGACCTCCTCATGGGCGACGAGCTCCGCGCCGGCCTGTACGCCTTCGACCTGGTGCAGCGCCGGGCCAAGAAGCCCGCCGGAGCCCCGGACCCGGCACTGGCCCGCAGGGTCACCAAGGTCGGCGTCGTCGGCGCGGGCCTGATGGCCTCACAGATGGCGCTGCTGTTCGCCCGCCGCCTGGAGGTCCCGGTCGTGCTGACCGACCTGGACCAGGCCCGGCTGGACAAGGGCGTGGGCTACGTGCACACCGAGATCGGCAAGCTGCTCGCCAAGGGCCGCGTCTCCGGCGACCAGGCCAACCGGCTCAGGGCCCTGGTGACCGGCTCGCTGACCAAGGACGCGTTCGCCGACGCCGACTTCGTCATCGAGGCCGTGTTCGAGGACATGAAGGTCAAGCAGAAGGTCTTCGCCGAGGTGGAGGAGGTCGTCTCCGCCGAGTGCGTGCTGGCCACGAACACCTCCTCGCTCTCGCTGACCGAGATGGCCTCGGGGCTCCGGCATCCCGAGCGCGTCGTGGGCTTCCACTTCTTCAACCCGGTCGCGGTGATGCCGCTGCTGGAGATCGTCCGGGGGGAGCGGACGGACGACGCGACGCTCGCGGTGGCCTTCGCCGTCGGCCGGTCGCTGAAGAAGTCCTCGGTGCTGGTCAAGGACGCGCCCGCGTTCGTGGTCAACCGCCTGCTGACCCGCTTCATGGGCGAGGTCATCGGCGCCGTCGACGAGGGCACCCCACTGGAGCTCGCCGACCACGCGCTGGACGGGCTCGGCCTGCCGATGACCCCGTTCGCGCTGCTGCAGCTCGTCGGCCCGGCCGTGGCACTGCACGTCGCCGAGACGATGCACCAGGCGTTCCCGTCCCGCTACGGGGTGTCTGCGAACCTCGCCCGGCTGGTCGCGGCGGGCAAGCCGGGTGTCTACGCGCCTGACTTCTCGCTGGACCCCGAGGCGGTGGCCCTCTTCGCGGGGGGCACCTCCCCGTCGACGGCCGAGGCGGTGCGGCTGCGGGCGCTGCGGGCACTGGCGGAGGAGATCCGTCTCATGCTCGACGAGGGTGTGGTCTCCGCTCCCCAGGACATCGACCTGTGCATGATCCTCGGCGCGGGGTGGCCGTTCCACCTTGGCGGTGTCACCCCCTACCTCGACCGCGAGGGTATCGCCGAACCGCGCTTCCTGCCGCCGGGCGTGGCCTCGGTCCCCGCCTGA
- a CDS encoding neutral zinc metallopeptidase — protein sequence MRTPLITLLSGVLASLLFAGTASAVPTEQVRPVPKGKTALVANPIYKSGKLEPDPCPEQPAYDNDLESAEAYLNAVLDCLNEGWGYQFSKVELPFSKPRFSVTSRLGVPTGCGKFPRGAQAVYCPVNKKITFYLSKGILSQASELFLFQVLAHEYGHHVQQLSGIMTAFNSRKYKNAKAVLPELRKIELQAECLSGAFLGSVWRSLDRRESDFRYVLNAAYSTATHGTAKNIAYWLTRGFQQDSPGACNTFTAPRSRVS from the coding sequence ATGCGTACCCCCCTTATCACACTGCTCTCCGGCGTTCTGGCGAGCCTGCTGTTCGCCGGTACGGCGAGTGCGGTCCCCACCGAGCAGGTCAGGCCGGTACCCAAGGGCAAGACCGCCCTCGTCGCCAACCCGATCTACAAGTCGGGCAAGCTCGAACCGGACCCCTGCCCGGAGCAGCCGGCCTACGACAACGACCTGGAGTCCGCCGAGGCCTACCTCAACGCCGTCCTGGACTGCCTCAACGAGGGTTGGGGATACCAGTTCTCCAAGGTGGAGCTGCCCTTCTCCAAACCCAGATTCTCGGTCACCTCGCGTCTCGGTGTCCCGACCGGCTGCGGCAAGTTCCCCCGAGGCGCCCAGGCGGTCTACTGCCCGGTGAACAAGAAGATCACCTTCTACCTCAGCAAGGGGATCCTCTCCCAGGCGAGCGAACTGTTCCTTTTCCAGGTGCTGGCCCACGAGTACGGCCACCACGTCCAGCAGCTGTCCGGGATCATGACCGCGTTCAACTCCCGGAAGTACAAGAACGCGAAGGCGGTGCTGCCTGAACTCCGCAAGATCGAGCTCCAGGCCGAGTGCCTGAGCGGCGCCTTCCTCGGCAGCGTCTGGCGGTCCCTCGACCGCCGTGAGTCCGACTTCAGGTACGTCCTGAACGCCGCCTACAGCACGGCCACCCACGGCACGGCCAAGAACATCGCCTACTGGCTGACCCGCGGCTTCCAGCAGGACAGCCCCGGCGCCTGCAACACCTTCACCGCCCCCAGGTCCAGGGTCTCCTGA
- a CDS encoding amino acid permease, with protein MGVLRVKSVEQSISDTEAPEHRLRKDLTALDLTVFGIGVIVGTGIFVLTGRVARDLAGPAVALSFVAAGIVCALAALCYAEFASTVPVAGSAYTFAFATLGELPAWIIGWDLTLEMMLGAAVVAVGWSGYLTSLLASLGTPLPSAIAGEGAVFNLPAALVVLMLTAILVIGIKLSSRFNLIIVGIKLGVILLVVVAGLFFVKGANYSPFVPPSKVTPAVEGLSAPLIQVLFGITPVAYGVLGIFSAAAIVFFAYIGFDVVATAAEETRDPQRDLPVGILSSLGVCTLLYVAVSLVVVGMQPYDRLSETAPLADAFKAVGQTWAASLISIGALAGLTTVVMILMLGMSRVMFAMCRDNLLPRGLARVHPKYRTPHVITIIMGVVVAALAGLVPLSTIAELVNIGTLFAFAVVSIAVVVLRRTRPDLPRSFRTPLVPLVPVLSVLACLYLMLNLPVETWLRFGAWMLLGFLIYIGYGYRHSALSEHSPER; from the coding sequence GTGGGCGTTCTTCGCGTCAAGTCGGTGGAGCAGTCGATCTCGGACACCGAGGCACCGGAACACCGGTTGCGCAAGGACCTCACCGCGCTGGACCTCACGGTCTTCGGCATCGGCGTCATCGTGGGCACCGGTATCTTCGTGCTCACCGGCCGGGTCGCCAGGGATCTGGCCGGGCCCGCGGTGGCCCTGTCCTTCGTGGCCGCCGGGATCGTCTGCGCGCTGGCGGCGCTCTGCTACGCCGAGTTCGCCTCCACGGTCCCGGTGGCGGGATCCGCCTACACCTTCGCCTTCGCCACCCTCGGCGAGTTGCCCGCCTGGATCATCGGCTGGGACCTGACGCTGGAGATGATGCTCGGCGCCGCGGTCGTCGCGGTCGGCTGGTCGGGGTACCTGACCTCGCTGCTGGCGTCTCTGGGGACCCCGCTGCCGAGCGCGATCGCGGGGGAGGGCGCGGTGTTCAACCTGCCCGCCGCGCTGGTCGTGCTGATGCTCACCGCGATCCTGGTCATCGGGATCAAGCTGTCCTCCCGATTCAACCTGATCATCGTCGGGATCAAGCTCGGGGTGATCCTGCTGGTCGTGGTGGCGGGGCTGTTCTTCGTCAAGGGCGCCAACTACTCGCCGTTCGTTCCGCCGTCCAAGGTGACCCCCGCCGTGGAGGGGCTGTCGGCGCCTCTGATCCAGGTGCTGTTCGGTATCACCCCGGTCGCGTACGGAGTGCTGGGCATCTTCAGCGCCGCGGCGATCGTGTTCTTCGCCTACATCGGCTTCGACGTGGTCGCCACCGCCGCCGAGGAGACCCGCGACCCGCAGCGGGACCTGCCCGTCGGCATCCTGTCCTCACTCGGTGTCTGCACCCTGCTCTACGTCGCGGTCTCGCTGGTCGTGGTCGGCATGCAGCCCTACGACCGGCTCAGCGAGACGGCGCCGCTGGCCGACGCGTTCAAGGCCGTCGGCCAGACCTGGGCCGCGTCACTGATCAGCATCGGCGCGCTGGCCGGCCTGACGACCGTCGTGATGATCCTCATGCTGGGCATGTCGCGGGTGATGTTCGCCATGTGCCGCGACAACCTGCTGCCGCGAGGGCTGGCCAGGGTTCATCCGAAGTACCGCACACCGCACGTCATCACCATCATCATGGGTGTCGTCGTGGCGGCCCTGGCCGGGCTGGTGCCGCTGTCCACGATCGCCGAACTGGTCAACATCGGCACGCTCTTCGCGTTCGCGGTGGTCTCGATCGCGGTGGTCGTCCTCCGCCGTACCCGCCCCGACCTGCCCCGCTCCTTCCGCACTCCTCTGGTGCCGCTGGTGCCCGTCCTGTCGGTGCTCGCCTGCCTCTACCTGATGCTCAACCTTCCGGTGGAGACCTGGCTCAGGTTCGGGGCGTGGATGCTCCTCGGATTCCTGATCTACATCGGCTACGGCTACCGGCACAGCGCTCTGTCGGAGCACTCCCCGGAGCGCTAG
- a CDS encoding thiolase family protein — MPSSRDVVFVDGVRTPFGRSGPKGLYAETRADDLVIRVIRELIRRNPNLPPERVDEVAIAATTQIGDQGLTLGRSAAILAGLPKSVPGYSIDRMCAGAMTAVTSVAGGIAFGAYDVAIAGGVEHMGRHPMGEGVDPNPRFLAEQLVDGSALVMGMTAENLHDRYPSITKDRADAFALASQEKVAKAYADGRIQPDLVPMATRSVEKGWGLATADEAPRPGTTLEGLAALKTPFRPHGRVTAGNASGINDGATGCIVAAADVAAELGLTPKMRLVSYAFAGVDPEVMGVGPIPSTERALRLAGLSVSDMGLFEINEAFAVQVLAFLEHFGIADDDARVNPYGGAIAFGHPLASSGVRLMTQLAREFGERPDVRYGMTTMCVGLGMGGTVIWENLSWEGNK, encoded by the coding sequence GTGCCTTCGTCTCGTGACGTCGTATTCGTCGACGGTGTGCGCACACCCTTCGGCAGATCGGGCCCCAAGGGCCTGTATGCCGAGACGCGCGCCGACGACCTGGTGATCCGCGTCATCCGCGAGCTGATCCGGCGTAACCCGAATCTGCCTCCCGAGCGCGTCGACGAGGTGGCCATCGCGGCCACCACGCAGATCGGCGACCAGGGCCTGACCCTCGGCCGCTCCGCCGCGATCCTGGCCGGGCTGCCCAAGAGCGTGCCCGGCTACTCGATCGACCGCATGTGCGCCGGCGCGATGACCGCGGTGACCTCGGTCGCCGGAGGCATCGCCTTCGGCGCCTACGACGTCGCCATCGCCGGCGGCGTCGAGCACATGGGCCGCCATCCCATGGGCGAGGGCGTCGATCCCAACCCCCGCTTCCTGGCCGAGCAGCTCGTGGACGGCTCCGCCCTTGTCATGGGCATGACCGCCGAGAACCTGCACGACCGCTACCCCTCCATCACCAAGGACCGCGCCGACGCCTTCGCCCTCGCCTCCCAGGAGAAGGTCGCCAAGGCCTACGCCGACGGCCGGATCCAGCCGGACCTGGTCCCGATGGCGACCAGGTCCGTCGAGAAGGGCTGGGGACTGGCCACCGCCGACGAGGCGCCCCGCCCCGGCACCACGCTGGAGGGCCTGGCCGCGCTGAAGACCCCGTTCCGCCCGCACGGCCGGGTCACCGCGGGCAACGCCTCCGGTATCAACGACGGTGCCACCGGCTGCATCGTGGCCGCCGCCGACGTCGCCGCGGAGCTCGGCCTCACCCCGAAGATGCGCCTGGTCTCCTACGCCTTCGCCGGTGTGGACCCCGAGGTCATGGGGGTCGGGCCGATCCCGTCCACCGAAAGGGCGCTGCGCCTGGCCGGGCTCTCCGTCTCCGACATGGGACTGTTCGAGATCAACGAGGCCTTCGCCGTGCAGGTGCTGGCGTTCCTGGAGCACTTCGGCATCGCCGACGACGACGCCCGGGTGAACCCCTACGGCGGCGCCATCGCCTTCGGCCACCCGCTGGCCTCCTCCGGGGTGCGCCTGATGACGCAGCTCGCCCGCGAGTTCGGCGAGCGCCCCGACGTCCGCTACGGCATGACCACGATGTGCGTCGGCCTGGGCATGGGTGGAACGGTCATCTGGGAGAACCTCAGCTGGGAAGGTAACAAGTGA
- a CDS encoding ROK family transcriptional regulator, with protein sequence MRAGPSQEEIRRHNLGALLRHVHLSGPTSRAELTNRMGLNRSTIMALTADLTSVGLVREELPRETGRAGRPSLVVRPESARVYVFAFDVGVDRMVAARVGLGGTILDRRETVRRRGAFSLEEIVGPLAAFARQMHRRTRPDTVCVGVAAAFPGGVSRDDGGIRFGPNMATVDDVPFAEEMTRQLAFGLPVTVGNDANLAALAEQTRGVGVGCRDLVYLHGDVGIGGGVIVNGQLLGGHLGFGGEVGHMIVNPDKGRLCGCGSLGCLEAEVGERALLEAAGRFGPQVGRDAVRAVVDAADRGDIVAQAALSRVGDWLGLGVANLVNIFNPEMVVFGGMLREIYLGSAAQVRSRLALDALPPCREHLRLRTSALGDDATLVGAAELAFSQVLTDPLEVLARAGS encoded by the coding sequence ATGCGGGCAGGCCCCTCCCAAGAGGAGATCAGGCGCCACAATCTTGGTGCCCTGCTCCGCCACGTCCATCTGAGCGGTCCCACCTCGCGCGCGGAGCTCACCAACCGGATGGGCCTCAACCGCAGCACCATCATGGCCCTCACCGCCGACCTGACCTCCGTCGGCCTGGTCAGGGAGGAACTTCCCAGGGAGACGGGCCGGGCCGGGCGCCCCTCCCTGGTGGTCCGCCCCGAGTCGGCGCGGGTCTACGTGTTCGCCTTCGACGTGGGCGTCGACCGGATGGTCGCCGCCCGCGTCGGCCTGGGCGGCACGATCCTCGACCGCCGCGAGACGGTACGGAGGCGAGGAGCCTTCTCCCTGGAGGAGATCGTCGGCCCGCTCGCCGCCTTCGCCCGGCAGATGCACCGCAGGACCCGGCCCGACACGGTGTGCGTCGGGGTGGCGGCGGCCTTCCCCGGTGGAGTGAGCCGCGATGACGGGGGCATCAGGTTCGGGCCCAACATGGCCACGGTGGACGACGTGCCGTTCGCCGAGGAGATGACCCGCCAGCTGGCCTTCGGCCTGCCGGTCACGGTCGGCAACGACGCCAACCTGGCCGCCCTCGCCGAGCAGACCAGGGGCGTCGGCGTCGGCTGTCGCGACCTCGTCTACCTGCACGGCGACGTCGGCATCGGCGGAGGCGTGATCGTCAACGGCCAGCTGCTCGGCGGTCACCTGGGTTTCGGCGGCGAGGTCGGACACATGATCGTCAATCCTGACAAGGGCCGCCTCTGCGGGTGCGGCTCGCTCGGCTGCCTGGAGGCGGAGGTCGGCGAGCGCGCCCTTCTTGAGGCCGCGGGCCGCTTCGGCCCCCAGGTCGGCAGGGACGCCGTCCGCGCCGTGGTCGACGCCGCCGACCGGGGCGACATCGTCGCGCAGGCCGCGCTGAGCCGGGTCGGCGACTGGCTCGGCCTGGGCGTCGCCAATCTCGTCAACATCTTCAACCCCGAGATGGTGGTGTTCGGGGGCATGCTCAGGGAGATCTACCTCGGCTCCGCCGCCCAGGTCCGCAGCCGTCTCGCCCTGGACGCCCTGCCCCCGTGCCGCGAGCACCTGCGCCTGCGCACCTCGGCCCTCGGTGATGACGCCACCCTTGTCGGCGCCGCCGAGCTGGCCTTCTCCCAGGTCCTCACCGACCCCCTGGAAGTCCTCGCCCGCGCCGGCTCCTGA
- a CDS encoding neutral zinc metallopeptidase: MNPLPFRRQLSLVFRRQLSLVVAFLVFAVVVAGIVIAVPHLTPAALPAPAPAPTSPPTPAPERVPVIKERAAPRGRTAATASRLYHTGSMRAARCSTGTIRTGSAASYRTFMTQITRCLNLSWKTQFSRAGLPFAKPRLRFSTSKVTTPCGRWPGSAGGLYCSTNKTIYIGITRQVLRNPYAANHAQFMAHEYGHHVQHLAGIMDYYARSVWLAKAPAKLAYSRRLELQADCLASVFLRQIADDLPVERAQWEAMVGWVNANGHKNWPKNDHGKGRSQAYWMERGFDSGSPSGCNTWSAPTGRVA; encoded by the coding sequence ATGAACCCCCTCCCCTTTAGGCGACAACTGTCACTGGTCTTTAGGCGACAACTGTCACTGGTCGTGGCCTTCCTGGTGTTCGCGGTGGTGGTCGCGGGAATCGTCATCGCCGTTCCTCACCTCACCCCGGCGGCCCTCCCGGCACCCGCTCCCGCCCCCACCTCTCCCCCCACCCCGGCCCCCGAAAGGGTCCCGGTCATCAAGGAGCGGGCGGCGCCGCGGGGCCGCACCGCCGCGACGGCGAGCCGCCTCTACCACACCGGGTCGATGCGGGCCGCCAGATGTTCGACGGGGACGATCCGCACGGGGAGCGCGGCCTCCTACCGGACCTTCATGACTCAGATCACCCGCTGCCTGAACCTCTCCTGGAAGACCCAGTTCTCCAGGGCGGGACTGCCCTTCGCCAAGCCCAGGCTGCGCTTCTCCACCTCCAAGGTGACCACGCCCTGCGGCCGATGGCCCGGCAGCGCGGGCGGGCTGTACTGCTCGACCAACAAGACCATCTACATAGGGATCACGCGCCAGGTTCTGCGGAACCCCTACGCGGCCAACCACGCCCAGTTCATGGCCCACGAGTACGGCCACCACGTGCAGCACCTCGCGGGCATCATGGACTACTACGCCAGGAGCGTCTGGCTCGCGAAGGCGCCCGCCAAGCTCGCCTACTCCCGCCGCCTCGAATTGCAGGCCGACTGCCTGGCCTCCGTCTTCCTGCGCCAGATCGCCGACGACCTGCCGGTCGAGCGGGCGCAGTGGGAGGCGATGGTCGGCTGGGTCAACGCCAACGGCCACAAGAACTGGCCCAAGAACGACCACGGCAAGGGCCGCAGCCAGGCCTACTGGATGGAGCGCGGCTTCGACTCCGGCTCCCCCTCCGGCTGCAACACCTGGTCCGCCCCCACCGGCCGGGTCGCCTGA